The Desulfovibrionales bacterium genome window below encodes:
- a CDS encoding response regulator, protein MAFNILIVDDSMAMRSVIRKVISISGFDVGTFFEAGNGKEALEVLNGQWIDLVLSDINMPEMDGLTFVKKMRGHEIYKNIPVVMITTEGSQACIDEAMSLGVKGYIQKPFMPEVIKEKLEEIMEKTR, encoded by the coding sequence ATGGCCTTTAATATCTTAATAGTCGATGACTCTATGGCCATGCGCAGCGTTATACGCAAGGTCATCTCGATTTCCGGCTTCGATGTCGGGACCTTTTTTGAGGCCGGCAATGGAAAAGAAGCGCTCGAAGTCCTTAATGGGCAGTGGATAGACCTGGTTCTAAGTGATATTAATATGCCGGAGATGGATGGCCTCACCTTTGTAAAAAAGATGAGAGGGCATGAGATCTATAAAAACATCCCGGTAGTTATGATAACCACCGAAGGCTCCCAGGCCTGTATAGATGAAGCCATGTCTTTGGGGGTTAAGGGGTATATCCAGAAGCCGTTTATGCCTGAGGTAATCAAGGAAAAACTCGAAGAGATTATGGAGAAGACCCGATGA
- a CDS encoding sigma-54 dependent transcriptional regulator codes for MDIMDMIVGESEPITRIKELIKQIVDTDLTVVIYGESGVGKELVARSLHFQSHRKDFPFVKVNCAALPSELLESELFGYEKGAFTGADGLKPGKFEQANDGTIFLDEIGDMPLTLQSKLLQVLQDGEFSRIGGKKDVKVNTWIVSATNHDLENEVKRGLFREDLFYRLNIIKILVPPLRDRKEDIPILFEHFLSRYGEQFNPDFVLDKEVLDIFSSYHWPGNVREMENYIKRLLVLNDWEQLKEEILDKIHAAPTRRDMSIATPDVKAKEKISRDVLEKLIDLGEEKERIISLPSLKEIKKQALLKIEKEVIEEVLKRTNWNKKLAARHLKISYKALLYKIKEADIKKPPDLDKERK; via the coding sequence ATGGATATTATGGATATGATAGTTGGTGAAAGTGAGCCAATTACAAGAATAAAAGAACTTATTAAGCAAATAGTCGATACCGATCTGACGGTTGTAATTTACGGAGAAAGCGGTGTCGGCAAGGAATTAGTTGCCCGGTCTTTGCATTTCCAGTCTCACCGCAAGGATTTCCCATTTGTTAAGGTCAATTGTGCCGCCCTTCCCTCCGAGCTCCTGGAAAGTGAATTGTTTGGCTATGAAAAGGGCGCCTTTACCGGGGCTGACGGACTGAAACCTGGTAAATTTGAACAGGCAAATGACGGCACCATATTCTTAGACGAAATTGGAGATATGCCGTTAACATTGCAATCAAAATTATTGCAGGTACTTCAGGATGGCGAATTTTCGAGAATTGGCGGCAAAAAGGATGTCAAGGTGAATACCTGGATAGTCTCAGCAACCAACCACGACTTGGAAAACGAGGTTAAGCGAGGTCTTTTTAGAGAAGACCTTTTTTATCGTTTAAATATCATAAAAATCCTGGTGCCTCCTCTCCGCGACAGAAAGGAAGATATACCCATTTTATTTGAGCATTTCCTCTCACGCTATGGTGAGCAGTTTAATCCTGATTTCGTTCTGGATAAAGAAGTACTAGATATCTTTTCCAGTTACCACTGGCCTGGAAATGTGCGAGAAATGGAAAACTACATAAAAAGACTCCTGGTCCTGAATGATTGGGAACAATTAAAGGAAGAAATCCTCGATAAAATCCACGCGGCGCCCACAAGAAGAGATATGTCCATAGCCACGCCGGATGTAAAAGCAAAAGAAAAAATATCCCGGGATGTTCTGGAGAAGTTAATAGATCTGGGTGAAGAAAAAGAGAGGATTATTTCCCTTCCTTCCCTTAAAGAAATTAAAAAACAGGCCCTCCTGAAGATCGAAAAAGAGGTGATAGAGGAGGTTTTGAAGAGAACGAACTGGAATAAGAAGCTGGCCGCACGACATCTTAAGATCAGTTATAAGGCCCTGCTCTATAAAATAAAGGAGGCGGACATAAAAAAACCACCCGATTTAGACAAGGAAAGAAAATGA
- a CDS encoding chemotaxis response regulator CheY, producing the protein MPADKNMRILVVDDFNTMRRIVKNILKQLGFENVGEAENGQEALEVLKKEKFDFVITDWNMPVMTGLDLLKAIKADAALKDIPVMMVTAEAQQQNIVEAVKTGASNYIVKPFTAEVLEEKISKIFK; encoded by the coding sequence ATGCCAGCAGATAAGAATATGAGAATATTGGTGGTTGATGACTTTAACACCATGCGCCGTATAGTAAAAAACATTCTGAAACAACTGGGATTCGAAAATGTAGGCGAGGCCGAAAACGGTCAAGAGGCGCTTGAGGTCTTGAAAAAGGAAAAATTTGACTTCGTAATAACCGACTGGAACATGCCGGTTATGACCGGTCTTGATCTGCTTAAGGCAATCAAGGCGGATGCCGCATTAAAGGACATCCCCGTAATGATGGTCACTGCCGAGGCACAGCAACAGAATATCGTGGAGGCGGTTAAGACTGGGGCCAGTAACTATATTGTCAAGCCATTTACGGCCGAAGTTCTGGAAGAAAAGATAAGCAAGATATTCAAGTAA
- a CDS encoding protein-glutamate O-methyltransferase gives MFDDLTDNEFELFSKLVYTKSGINLHTGKKELLRARLAKRLRSSNFQSFQEYYDYVLQDKSGEELVRLLDSVSTNLTSFFRESKHFQFLADEALPSLLADKKRGGRIKIWSAGCSSGEEPYSLAITILEHTAITPALNLKILATDISTRVLTTAEQGIYPEERCKDIDINILKKYFQKGQGRWQGYVQVKPVVRNCIQFMRYNLMEPCPCKEPMDIIFCRNVMIYFDKNTQEKVVNGFYSALGEGGYLFIGHSESLTGIKHAFKYARPTVYQKK, from the coding sequence ATGTTCGACGACCTTACCGATAACGAATTCGAACTCTTCAGTAAGCTCGTCTATACTAAGTCCGGCATTAACCTCCACACAGGCAAGAAGGAATTACTGCGCGCTAGGCTGGCCAAAAGGCTGAGAAGCTCTAATTTTCAGAGTTTTCAGGAATATTATGATTACGTGTTGCAGGATAAGAGTGGGGAGGAACTGGTTCGGCTGCTGGATAGCGTGTCCACCAACCTGACCAGTTTTTTTCGTGAATCCAAGCACTTTCAATTCCTGGCAGATGAGGCGCTGCCAAGCCTGCTTGCAGATAAAAAAAGGGGCGGAAGGATAAAAATCTGGAGCGCCGGTTGTTCATCGGGCGAGGAGCCTTATTCTCTTGCAATAACTATTTTAGAACATACGGCAATTACCCCGGCGTTGAACCTAAAAATATTGGCAACCGATATATCTACAAGGGTCTTAACTACAGCCGAGCAGGGGATATACCCGGAAGAACGATGCAAAGATATTGATATTAATATCCTGAAAAAATACTTCCAAAAAGGACAGGGCCGGTGGCAGGGATACGTCCAGGTTAAGCCTGTGGTCAGGAACTGCATCCAGTTTATGAGATATAACCTCATGGAACCATGTCCATGTAAGGAACCTATGGACATAATTTTTTGCCGTAATGTGATGATCTATTTCGATAAGAACACACAGGAAAAAGTAGTAAACGGTTTTTATTCGGCGCTAGGTGAAGGAGGCTACCTTTTTATCGGGCACTCAGAAAGCCTGACGGGTATAAAGCATGCCTTTAAATATGCGCGTCCGACTGTCTATCAGAAAAAATAG
- a CDS encoding chemotaxis protein CheD codes for MASKLVVGIADMCVSKDPSAILITYSLGSCIGVSIYDPVVKVGGLLHLMLPESKIAPDKAEKNPCMFADTGVPLLFKEAYKYGADKKRMIIKIAGGGQVMDASGFFNIGKRNYMALRKIFWKNDVLISKEDIGGNVNRTMRLEIGTGRVYLKVSDSGEIEL; via the coding sequence GTGGCCAGCAAACTCGTCGTCGGTATTGCAGATATGTGCGTAAGCAAGGACCCATCGGCTATTTTAATTACTTACTCCCTGGGGTCCTGCATCGGCGTGTCCATTTATGATCCTGTAGTCAAGGTGGGGGGATTGCTTCATCTAATGCTTCCGGAATCAAAGATAGCCCCTGATAAGGCAGAAAAAAATCCGTGCATGTTTGCAGATACAGGCGTGCCCTTGCTTTTCAAAGAGGCATATAAATACGGCGCTGATAAGAAACGCATGATAATTAAAATAGCCGGGGGGGGGCAGGTTATGGATGCCAGCGGCTTTTTCAATATCGGCAAACGTAACTACATGGCCCTTCGCAAGATCTTTTGGAAAAATGACGTTCTTATAAGCAAAGAAGACATAGGTGGTAATGTCAACCGCACTATGCGCCTTGAGATAGGCACGGGGCGCGTCTATCTCAAGGTATCGGACAGCGGAGAGATAGAACTATGA
- the rtcA gene encoding RNA 3'-terminal phosphate cyclase yields MIEIDGSYGEGGGQILRTALSLSCLLQKPFRIYNIRANRKNPGLRPQHLAGVRAAREISQAAVDGATIGSTTLAFRPVTLKGGKYLFDVSEERGSAGSVSLVFQTISLPLAFAGEPSDVTIKGGTHVPWSPPFHYLAGVFIPTIEGMGMVVDSHLERWGWYPMGEGIVHFSIKPVTRLKGISKTDNLQPEEVTAISAASNLPEHIVTRQKRQLLKRIFKDTPQRATEGTTVSCEEIAAPSIGQGTFVFLRVRGGDSFAGFSALGARGKRAEEVADETADLFLSFLDSQAAVDRHLADQLIPYMAMADGKSKIFTAEITLHLMTNIRVVEQFTQAKFHVEGTLGTTGIVTCVPESPKTPIITR; encoded by the coding sequence ATGATCGAAATCGATGGCTCCTATGGAGAGGGAGGCGGGCAGATATTACGGACCGCTCTAAGTCTATCCTGTCTCCTCCAGAAGCCCTTCCGCATCTATAACATCCGCGCTAACAGAAAAAATCCCGGTCTGCGCCCGCAGCATCTGGCCGGTGTAAGGGCAGCAAGGGAGATCAGCCAGGCAGCAGTTGACGGCGCTACCATCGGTTCAACTACCCTTGCCTTTCGGCCTGTTACACTAAAAGGCGGCAAGTATCTCTTTGATGTGTCCGAAGAAAGAGGAAGCGCCGGATCTGTCTCTCTGGTTTTTCAAACCATATCACTTCCATTAGCTTTTGCAGGCGAGCCTTCCGATGTGACCATAAAAGGCGGCACTCATGTGCCTTGGAGTCCACCCTTTCACTACCTGGCCGGGGTATTTATCCCCACCATAGAGGGAATGGGCATGGTGGTGGATTCCCATCTTGAACGATGGGGTTGGTATCCTATGGGCGAAGGTATTGTCCATTTCTCCATAAAGCCGGTTACCCGGCTGAAGGGTATATCTAAAACCGACAATCTGCAACCGGAAGAGGTGACCGCAATATCAGCAGCTTCTAATCTTCCGGAACACATCGTAACCCGGCAGAAGAGACAATTGTTAAAGAGAATTTTCAAAGATACGCCACAGCGTGCCACTGAGGGGACAACAGTATCCTGTGAAGAGATTGCGGCGCCTTCAATTGGTCAGGGAACTTTTGTGTTCTTAAGGGTTCGGGGAGGCGATTCCTTTGCCGGTTTTTCGGCCTTAGGGGCCAGAGGGAAACGGGCGGAAGAAGTAGCCGATGAGACTGCCGATTTATTCCTCTCCTTTCTGGATAGTCAGGCGGCCGTAGATAGACACCTGGCCGATCAGCTCATTCCCTATATGGCCATGGCAGATGGGAAAAGCAAAATATTTACCGCAGAAATAACCCTGCACCTCATGACCAATATCCGTGTTGTTGAACAGTTTACTCAAGCCAAGTTTCACGTAGAAGGTACGCTTGGCACTACCGGCATCGTAACATGCGTTCCAGAATCCCCAAAAACCCCTATTATAACACGTTAG
- a CDS encoding PilZ domain-containing protein, with amino-acid sequence MHLDGERRRHFRIPLRLPVRHRVAGRDFEDSIALDIHQNGAFILSEELPDVGTAINLNFTIPETDQLVRVKGDVRWVIDRQPNHESGMGVKFEKPVSFVMPIELVSQYMDNNLAAFVDYARHPFYPEIQQLKNLNNHVINSVNNGVIILDEEFVIRNYNPKQCAAFIPEKQKVIGRPIWEVNKLFNLRYQEKTFKDILQEVLGGKSYRIKNVAYEPPLKESNNHYLDLELRPVIETSGAVSGIIIVIQDVSKERQWSLREKELESVLIEQSRHSSVGLIIKGLLNNMVNPLSSIQGRLELLNLEMQAGKNNLADSSHSAQGIDKLDKYIEGLRMIGHNVQILSDLCRNFMARIKKEQDTMPRLLNLNDIIMNEIMFLEANQKFRYEINKKLALAKDLPFIWGAYIDFSQLIFNLLDYCIKAMNLSDKKELFISTGFENNMICLDIKHSGTASKQAPQNDFLLCLLNLLRKKYNFDLSVQEQYSNTIFSLRIPVSED; translated from the coding sequence ATGCACTTAGATGGTGAAAGAAGAAGACATTTTCGTATCCCGTTACGGCTTCCCGTCCGTCACCGTGTTGCCGGCAGAGATTTTGAAGACAGTATTGCCTTAGATATTCATCAAAACGGGGCGTTTATTTTATCGGAAGAACTACCGGACGTTGGAACCGCCATAAATCTGAATTTTACCATTCCGGAAACGGACCAGTTAGTCAGAGTCAAAGGCGACGTACGCTGGGTCATTGATCGTCAACCCAATCATGAATCCGGTATGGGCGTTAAATTTGAAAAACCTGTCTCCTTTGTAATGCCCATAGAATTGGTCTCACAATATATGGATAATAACCTGGCGGCATTTGTTGATTATGCCCGGCATCCATTTTACCCTGAGATTCAACAACTCAAAAATCTGAATAACCACGTCATTAACTCGGTAAATAATGGGGTTATTATATTAGACGAGGAATTTGTAATCAGAAATTACAATCCAAAGCAATGTGCTGCATTCATACCGGAAAAGCAAAAAGTAATCGGCCGACCCATCTGGGAGGTGAATAAGCTATTTAATTTACGGTATCAGGAAAAGACATTTAAAGACATATTGCAGGAAGTCTTGGGTGGTAAGAGCTATAGAATTAAAAATGTTGCTTATGAACCACCTCTAAAAGAATCAAATAATCACTATCTAGACTTAGAACTAAGGCCTGTTATTGAGACTAGTGGAGCTGTTTCAGGTATAATAATCGTAATCCAGGACGTTTCAAAGGAAAGGCAATGGTCCTTACGGGAAAAAGAGCTTGAATCAGTCCTTATTGAACAATCCAGACATTCTTCCGTCGGGTTAATAATAAAAGGGTTATTGAATAATATGGTTAATCCCCTTTCTTCCATACAAGGCCGACTTGAACTGTTAAATCTCGAGATGCAGGCCGGTAAAAATAACTTGGCAGATTCTTCTCATAGCGCCCAGGGGATAGATAAACTTGATAAGTATATAGAAGGTCTGAGGATGATCGGTCATAATGTACAAATCCTCTCTGATCTATGTCGTAATTTCATGGCCAGGATAAAGAAAGAGCAGGACACGATGCCCCGGCTTCTTAATCTGAACGATATTATTATGAACGAGATTATGTTCCTGGAAGCAAACCAGAAATTCAGGTATGAAATTAACAAAAAGTTGGCCCTGGCAAAAGACCTTCCCTTTATATGGGGGGCTTATATCGATTTTTCACAACTTATTTTCAATCTCTTAGACTATTGCATCAAGGCCATGAACCTTTCTGATAAAAAGGAGCTTTTTATTTCCACCGGATTTGAAAATAATATGATTTGTCTGGATATAAAACATTCGGGTACGGCCTCAAAACAAGCACCACAAAACGATTTTCTGCTATGTCTTCTTAATCTTTTAAGAAAAAAATACAATTTTGACCTATCCGTCCAGGAACAATATAGCAACACCATATTTTCTCTACGTATCCCGGTTTCTGAAGATTAA
- a CDS encoding chemotaxis protein CheA gives MDNELKTLQEILDDIALKAIMLTPGNLVELGELLSKIEEVMAYEDTTLPAAVKKIGGGLKLIIEKIILGELPDTDVVYEKISQAISILQDICREKDQEQAGASLKNFNGLLKELNLADTEVQTAGQDDTTMEEEATPEVSVTKSKPVIDITQDKELLAGFISESMEHLEQIEVDILSLEQSPDDKDCINTIFRPFHTIKGVSGFLNLQDINKLAHETENILDKARNGELSISSEIIDLILDACDVLKRMIMDIKTALETGTLEQKDYDLDSFINRIRAAQEGVVGEEATLPEPKLVGEILVKKGVADTEAIDKALEKQRDSGEKIGEIIIREAAVKPKEVAHALREQKAMTSIASAGTANSAVKVDIGKLDNLVDMVGELVITQSLIWQNSHVQTIRDQKLMRDFSQLSRITTDLQKTAMSLRMVPIKQTLQKMIRLVRDLAKKSEKQADLQMSGEDTEIDRNMVDAIYDPLVHMIRNSIDHGIEMPDERATKGKPATGTIWLRAYQKGGNIVIEIEDDGQGLNREKILKKAKEKGLIKNTEGLSTFEIDNLIFQAGFSTADKITDVSGRGVGMDVVKKAIEKLRGKVEISSRPGQGSTFTIKVPLTLAIIDGIIVKVGVERYIVPTVVIKETIRPRQEEYSTVHGKGEMIKVRGNLIPLVRLYKMFDIDAEHKDPCESLVVVVENEGRQKCLLVDDLLGKQEVVIKSLGDHMKNVRGLAGGTILGDGKVGLILDINGIFSVAEEQNLGMLH, from the coding sequence ATGGACAACGAACTCAAAACCTTGCAGGAGATATTAGATGATATCGCGCTTAAGGCTATAATGCTGACCCCGGGCAATCTAGTTGAGTTAGGGGAGCTCCTCTCCAAGATCGAAGAGGTTATGGCCTATGAGGATACAACCCTCCCGGCGGCTGTAAAGAAGATAGGCGGGGGACTCAAACTTATTATAGAAAAGATCATATTGGGCGAGCTACCCGACACGGACGTAGTCTATGAAAAAATAAGCCAGGCCATCTCTATCTTACAGGATATTTGCAGAGAAAAAGACCAGGAGCAGGCCGGCGCTTCTCTTAAAAACTTTAATGGACTGCTTAAAGAATTAAATCTTGCGGATACGGAAGTGCAAACAGCGGGACAAGATGACACAACAATGGAAGAGGAGGCAACCCCTGAGGTTTCTGTGACCAAAAGCAAACCGGTTATAGACATTACTCAAGATAAAGAATTGCTTGCCGGATTTATCAGCGAGAGCATGGAACATCTTGAACAAATTGAGGTGGACATCCTCTCTCTTGAACAGTCTCCCGATGATAAGGACTGCATAAACACTATTTTTAGACCATTCCATACTATAAAAGGTGTCTCAGGCTTTTTGAATCTACAGGATATTAATAAGTTAGCACATGAAACGGAAAATATCCTGGATAAAGCCCGAAACGGCGAGCTTTCGATCTCCTCAGAAATTATTGACCTTATCCTGGACGCCTGTGATGTCCTGAAAAGGATGATAATGGACATAAAAACGGCCCTGGAGACAGGTACATTGGAGCAAAAGGATTACGACCTGGACAGTTTTATCAACCGGATAAGGGCCGCGCAGGAAGGGGTGGTAGGAGAAGAGGCCACCCTGCCGGAGCCTAAATTAGTAGGGGAGATACTGGTCAAAAAGGGTGTGGCCGATACAGAGGCCATAGATAAGGCCCTGGAAAAACAGCGAGATTCCGGTGAAAAAATCGGGGAGATTATCATCAGAGAGGCCGCTGTTAAACCCAAAGAGGTCGCCCATGCCCTGCGTGAACAAAAAGCTATGACCTCCATTGCTTCTGCCGGGACTGCCAATAGTGCCGTCAAGGTGGACATCGGCAAGCTCGATAACCTGGTAGATATGGTCGGTGAGCTGGTCATCACCCAGTCCCTTATCTGGCAGAATTCCCACGTCCAGACCATACGGGATCAGAAACTTATGCGTGATTTCTCCCAGCTAAGCCGTATTACTACCGATCTACAGAAGACAGCCATGTCTTTGCGAATGGTGCCCATAAAACAGACCCTTCAGAAGATGATCCGGTTGGTACGGGATCTGGCCAAAAAATCTGAAAAACAAGCTGATCTTCAGATGAGCGGTGAGGATACAGAGATCGACCGCAATATGGTTGACGCCATTTACGATCCCCTGGTGCATATGATACGTAACTCTATAGACCATGGCATTGAGATGCCGGATGAAAGAGCAACTAAAGGCAAGCCGGCCACCGGCACTATCTGGTTAAGGGCTTATCAAAAAGGCGGTAACATTGTGATTGAGATCGAGGATGACGGACAGGGCCTGAACCGCGAGAAGATATTAAAAAAGGCCAAGGAAAAGGGATTGATTAAAAACACCGAGGGTCTCTCCACATTTGAAATTGATAATCTTATATTCCAGGCCGGATTTTCTACAGCCGATAAGATAACCGATGTCTCCGGCCGGGGCGTAGGGATGGATGTAGTAAAGAAAGCCATAGAGAAGTTGCGCGGCAAGGTGGAGATAAGTTCGCGCCCCGGGCAAGGTTCCACATTCACCATTAAGGTTCCGCTTACCCTGGCTATTATCGACGGCATAATAGTAAAGGTAGGGGTGGAACGTTATATAGTGCCAACAGTGGTCATTAAAGAGACTATAAGGCCGCGGCAGGAAGAATATAGCACTGTCCATGGCAAGGGCGAGATGATTAAGGTCAGGGGAAATCTTATCCCGTTAGTAAGATTATATAAGATGTTTGATATTGATGCCGAACATAAAGACCCTTGCGAGTCTCTGGTGGTTGTGGTTGAAAACGAAGGACGGCAAAAATGCCTGCTGGTTGATGACCTCCTTGGCAAACAAGAAGTGGTCATCAAGAGTCTCGGAGACCACATGAAAAATGTCAGAGGACTGGCTGGAGGGACTATTTTAGGAGACGGGAAAGTAGGGCTGATTTTAGATATAAACGGCATATTTAGTGTGGCTGAAGAACAAAATTTGGGGATGCTGCATTAA
- a CDS encoding HDOD domain-containing protein, whose product MKDIRTITKDIKELPPLPEVAQKVFSLLHDPKSNVQDLVKVVQLDQAMTANILKLCNSAYFGLKRKISSLQEALVLLGHKKLHEIIMTDNSSKYYKKVGLGYNLEKGELWKHSVACALLSQILVRKTGLPEDPFLFNAALLHDIGKVILSTYVKTEYDQIIRLVKEQQYPFLQAEKEVIGIDHAELGGRIAEEWNFPGALVEAIAQHHTPDAENYISCIVHLCNLMTIMMGIGTGYGLADYGKDAVMKKLGLKERHLESCMVELWHELQKAEDLLKC is encoded by the coding sequence ATGAAAGATATCAGGACCATTACTAAAGATATCAAGGAATTGCCGCCACTTCCGGAAGTAGCTCAAAAGGTATTTTCCTTACTACATGACCCTAAAAGCAATGTTCAGGATCTGGTCAAGGTTGTACAGCTTGATCAGGCTATGACGGCTAATATATTGAAATTATGCAATTCTGCATACTTCGGCCTGAAGAGAAAGATCAGTTCTTTGCAGGAGGCCCTGGTCTTGCTCGGCCATAAAAAATTACACGAGATTATTATGACAGACAACAGCAGTAAATATTATAAAAAAGTCGGCCTGGGTTATAACCTGGAAAAAGGCGAGCTCTGGAAACATTCTGTGGCCTGCGCCCTTCTTTCTCAGATATTGGTGCGAAAAACAGGCTTACCCGAAGATCCTTTCTTATTTAACGCCGCCCTCCTTCACGATATCGGCAAGGTGATACTCAGCACTTACGTCAAGACAGAATATGATCAAATAATCAGGTTGGTTAAAGAACAGCAATATCCCTTTTTGCAGGCAGAAAAAGAGGTTATCGGGATTGATCACGCCGAATTAGGGGGACGAATCGCTGAGGAATGGAATTTCCCCGGCGCCCTGGTAGAAGCGATTGCCCAACATCATACGCCTGATGCGGAGAATTACATCTCCTGCATCGTTCATCTCTGTAATCTGATGACTATCATGATGGGTATCGGCACGGGTTATGGCCTCGCTGACTATGGGAAAGATGCTGTCATGAAAAAATTAGGTCTGAAAGAAAGACATCTCGAATCATGTATGGTTGAACTATGGCATGAACTCCAGAAGGCGGAAGACCTGCTCAAATGTTAA
- a CDS encoding chemotaxis response regulator protein-glutamate methylesterase, protein MNTSKIKVLIVDDSAIVRKIFSEELSKEPDIEVVGTAPDPYVARDKIVNLKPDVITLDIEMPRMDGLTFLGKLMKYYPLPVIIVSSLTSAGGKLALEAIDTGAVEVIAKPGSAYSVADMTVQLLDKIRAAAHIKVNQRAASTKESCQATSAVPHPSLALAETTNKVIAIGASTGGTEAIKEVLIQMPPNIPGIVIVQHMPANFTTAFANRLNDICQIQVREAKDGDSVINGTALIAPGNYHMFLRRSGARYYVTVKQGPLVCHQRPSVDVLFSSVAQYVGSNAIGVILTGMGADGARGMLEMKQAGAKTIAQDEKSCVVFGMPKEAIRSGGVDIVTPLKDIPNEIFRLFE, encoded by the coding sequence ATGAACACATCCAAGATAAAGGTATTGATAGTCGATGACTCGGCCATTGTCCGAAAGATATTTTCTGAAGAATTATCTAAAGAACCGGATATTGAAGTCGTCGGAACGGCGCCAGATCCTTATGTGGCCCGGGATAAGATAGTTAACCTGAAGCCGGATGTAATCACCCTGGATATTGAAATGCCCCGCATGGACGGACTGACTTTCCTGGGTAAGCTCATGAAGTACTATCCGCTACCGGTCATAATCGTAAGCTCGCTTACGTCTGCCGGCGGCAAATTGGCTTTAGAGGCCATTGATACAGGGGCAGTAGAGGTCATTGCCAAGCCCGGCTCCGCTTACAGCGTCGCTGATATGACGGTTCAACTCCTTGATAAGATAAGGGCTGCGGCCCACATTAAGGTAAACCAGCGCGCGGCCTCCACCAAAGAGAGTTGCCAGGCAACCTCGGCAGTCCCGCATCCGTCTTTAGCCCTTGCGGAGACTACAAACAAGGTTATAGCCATTGGGGCCTCTACGGGCGGGACGGAGGCCATAAAAGAGGTTCTTATCCAGATGCCGCCCAATATACCCGGTATAGTCATTGTCCAGCACATGCCGGCAAATTTTACCACCGCCTTTGCCAATCGCTTAAACGACATTTGCCAGATTCAAGTAAGGGAGGCCAAAGACGGCGATTCGGTAATAAACGGCACCGCGCTGATCGCTCCGGGAAACTACCACATGTTTTTAAGGCGCAGCGGGGCACGGTATTACGTCACGGTCAAGCAAGGGCCACTGGTATGCCATCAAAGGCCGTCTGTGGACGTGCTTTTTAGTTCAGTTGCGCAATATGTGGGAAGTAATGCCATAGGCGTAATCTTAACTGGCATGGGGGCAGATGGGGCAAGGGGTATGTTAGAGATGAAACAGGCTGGAGCAAAAACGATAGCCCAGGATGAAAAGAGCTGTGTCGTCTTTGGCATGCCTAAAGAGGCCATAAGATCCGGCGGAGTAGATATTGTGACGCCGTTAAAAGATATACCCAACGAAATTTTTAGGTTATTCGAGTAA